One Senegalimassilia faecalis genomic window, TTCGTTGCCGTTCTCGTCCAAAAACACCAGCTGGCACACGAAACGCGCCGTACGGGCCTCGTCAGCAACGTCAGAGAGCGCATCGAGCAGCTTCGCATTGTTCGCCGCGTCATCGCACGGCTCGCCCGCATAGCGCGCGGAGTGCACGCCGGGCGCACCGTCGAGCGGATCCACCTCAAGCCCCGAGTCGTCGGCAAGCACCGGCATGCCGCCGCTTGCCTGTTGAGCCGCATGCGCCTTGATGCGCGCGTTGCCCAGAAACGTTTCGGCATCTTCTGCCGGGTCCGAGCTGACGCCCACCTGCTTGAGCGTTTTGAACTCCCAACCCGGGAAATCAAGCGCCTCGGCAATCTCGGTTGCCTTGTGGGCGTTATTGCTGGCGATAAGCACGGTAGTCAAAGCTATTCCTTCCTATGCAGGCAAATCGAGGTGCGTGACGCGCTCGATGGGTTTGCAGAACGCGCGGCTGCCGAAGCTTTGGAACTCCTCGATGTCGTTGCCGGTGGTGTAAAACTCGTACGTTGCCAAGCGCCCTGCCTGCGCGCGCTGGTGATGGCGGTCAAGGATCTCGGACACGTCACGCGCAGCTTCCTTCGCCGACGAGATGAGCGTGACATCGTGGCCAACCACGCCACCGATAAGGGCCTTCAGCAGCGGAAAGTGCGTGCAGCCGAGCACAAGCGTGTCGATTTCGCAGCGGCGCAGCGGCTCAAGGTAGTCCTTCGCGATTTCCTGAAATGCCGGGCGGATGTAGACCTTCGAGGCAAGCGACGTGTAATTCTCGATGGGACCTTCCGCCATGCGGATGCCCTGCTCGGCGATCTCGACGAAACGCGGCGTTGCCGTGGAGAACACGGTAATGCCGGCATCGATGTGGCGAATGGCCTTCGTGTAGGCGTCGGATTCCACCGTGGCCTTCGTGGCGACGACGCCGACGCGCTTGTTGCGCGTGGCATGGGCCGCGGCGCGGGCGCCGGGCTCCACCACGCCGATGACCGGGATGGGCAGCGTCTGCTGCGCGTGCGCCAGGCCGGCCGCCGTGGCCGTGTTGCAGGCGATGACGATAAGCTTCACGCCCCGGCCCACCAGCCAGCTTGCGATCTGCTGCACAAAGCCGTCGACCTCAGAGAGACTGCGCGGGCCGTACGGGCAGCGGGCCGAATCGCCCACGTACACGATGGACTCGTCCGGCAGCGCCTTGGCGATCTCACGCGCCACCGTCAGCCCGCCGAAGCCGGAGTCGAACACGCCGATAGGCGCGTTATCGAATGTTTCCTTGGTATCCATGCGCTTCAGTATAGCGTATACGCGCGACTTGTTTGGAATGCGCTCCAGCTGCCATAGTTTCTGCTAACCTGAATCAAAATCGAGTCATTCGACAAAAGGAGCTTTGCATGTCGAAAGAAAAGGAGCATAAGACCAACGCCGTGCGCGAGATGGAGGCGGCGCGCGCTGATTTCACGGTTCGCTATTTCGAGTGCCCTGAGGCGCTGTCCGGCATGGAAGTGGCCGCCACGCTGGGGCAAGACCCCGATTGCGTGTTCAAAACGCTGGTGACGCAGGCGAAATCGGGGCAGCACTACGTGTTCATGGTTCCCGTTGCCTGCGAGCTTGACCTGAAGAAGGCCGCGCAAGCCGCCGGGGAAAAGGCCATCACAATGATCAAGTCGCGCGAACTGCTGCCGCTGACCGGCTACATCCACGGCGGGTGCAGCCCCGTGGGCATGAAGAAGCTGTTCCCCACGTTCATCGACGAGACGGCCGAGCTGTACGACCGCATCATGTTCTCCGGCGGGCGCATCGGATGCCAGATAGAGACCCCGCTGCCGGAGCTGCAGCGCGTAGTACCCGTGAAGTGCGCCGACATCACTGTGGTGTAGCACCGTGCGCCAAAGCGACCGCAACGAAAAGGCGGCTTCGTCCAAACAGGGACGAAGCCGCCTTTGCTTTTCCACACAGGGAAGCTGAAGCCGCAGCGCCTATCGGTGCACAACCACCACATCCGCGAGCTGCACAAGGTCGTACAGCTCGGCAGCCTTGTCGCTTGGCAGATTCACGCACCCGTGGCTGCCATACCCGTTGGCGTAGGCCTCGGGATCTTCGAACGCCGAATCGGGCTGCCACCATGCATCGTGCAGACCAACGGTGTTGCCCACGAACGGCATCCAATACTTCACGACCGTATCCTTGTACGTAACGCCATCGTCTTGCAGCGTGTGCAGCGTTTCGTCGGTTTTCTTCAGGTTGATGACGTACACACCTTCGGGCGTGGACTTCTTCTCATCGGGAATGCCGGTGACCACGCCGCTTTCCCACACCACTTTGCCGGAATCGTCATACATATAGGCGTGCTGTTCGGTAAGGTCGACATCAATGTAACGGTTGCCCCAGTCGCGCCCGCCTACGCCGTTGTATACTTCGCAGCTGCGCACATAGGGCACCTCGACCGTTTCCACCAAGCCGTTGTCTACCCCGTCGGTGACCAGGTCCATCAAGCCATCGTGGTCGATTTCCCAACCGTACGTGCCGCCCGACACCGTGCAAACCTTCCCGTCAACGCGCGTGTACGTGCGCGTCGAGCCCACCGTGTCGCACTGATTACCCAGCTCATCGATCCACGACGTCATGGCATCGCGGTCAAGCGTGGCGTCAAGGTTCTCGTCGAGCACGATCCACTGCGAGATAAGCGTTGCGTTCACTTCGGCCGCCACCGATTTCGCCATGGTCAGCGTGATGTCGGCGCCGATCATGGTGTTCGCCTTGTCGGCCGCCTGCTGCAGGCGCGGGTCGCTTGACAGCACCGTAGGCTGCAGCAAGTCGCTATTCGTAAGCGTAACCTTCGGCGTAAGATCGACAAGCGCGGCGTCGGCCGCAGCGATGACCTTAGCGGAGTCGATAGCCGTGCCAACCGACTCTTTCGACACCGCGAATTTGCCGAGCTTCGCATCGAAGGAAACTGCAGCGTCGACCGGCTGTTTCGCCGTTGCGTTAAAGGCGTCGACCGCCTGGGTGACCACTTGCTCTAAGCCGGCATCGTTATAGCTGCTGACCATTGACGCCGTGGCATCGTGCGCGCGCGTGAGTTCAACAGGCCACAGCCATTCGTTCGTTTGCGACAGCGCGTCTTCGACAACCTCGTCGGCATCGAACGCGATGCCAGCATCCTTCGCGGACACCGTCAGCGAGAAACCGTCGCCCTTGATGCTAAGCTCGTAGTCTTTCACCTTGCTGGTAAGCGCGCTTTTCGCCTCGGCGGAAGACATGAGCGAGGTATCAAGGTTACCGATAACGCTGTTCGGCATGAAATGGCAGCCGAAAAACAGCGCGACGCCGCAATACGCGATGGCAAGCAGCGCTATGACAACGCCGAACGTGATGCCAAGCACGCGCCCCACCTTCTTCTTGGGACGACCGTTGCCGACAGGCGGCATAGAGACGCCCGAGGCGCCGAGATGGCTATACTGAGCCGCGCCGGCACCACGCTGAGCACGCGGCTGCTGCGGCACGAAACCAGACTTGCCATCAGGGAAAATGGGAGGGATGTTTTCAGCGGCCACGTGGCGGCCGTGGGATGCTTCGTTTTCGTTCTTCATATCAGTCTCTTTGCATAGGATGCACTTGTGTTATTGTACCAACCCTGCTGCGCTCTTGCGACGGATAGAACGGTTTATCCGTGAAAACCCACGAGCTTGGCGATAGCCGGCAGCAGTTTTGCGACATCAATGGGCTTCGCGAAGTGCGCGTTCATGCCGGCGTCAAGGCTTGCCTGCACGTCGTCGTGGAACGCGTTTGCCGACATGGCGCAGATAGGGACCGTTTTCGCGTCAGGGTGGTCAAGCGCGCGGATGGCGCGCGTGGCCTCCAGGCCGTTTTTGCGCGGCATCATGATATCCATGAACACGATATCGAACGCGCCGGTGCTTGAAGCGGCGAAGATGTCGACCGCCTCCTGCCCGTCCCACGCCCGCGTCACGCGTGCGCCCAGGTCAACAAGCAGGCATTCGGCTATCTCCATGTTCATCTCGTTGTCTTCCACCAGCAACACGTTGGCGCCGCGCAACGAGTCGG contains:
- the rdgB gene encoding RdgB/HAM1 family non-canonical purine NTP pyrophosphatase is translated as MLIASNNAHKATEIAEALDFPGWEFKTLKQVGVSSDPAEDAETFLGNARIKAHAAQQASGGMPVLADDSGLEVDPLDGAPGVHSARYAGEPCDDAANNAKLLDALSDVADEARTARFVCQLVFLDENGNEVDARGTVEGRIAHEAHGENGFGYDPLFLPEVFGFERSLGEAKPEEKNAVSHRGNALRELRAKLSGTC
- the murI gene encoding glutamate racemase, producing the protein MDTKETFDNAPIGVFDSGFGGLTVAREIAKALPDESIVYVGDSARCPYGPRSLSEVDGFVQQIASWLVGRGVKLIVIACNTATAAGLAHAQQTLPIPVIGVVEPGARAAAHATRNKRVGVVATKATVESDAYTKAIRHIDAGITVFSTATPRFVEIAEQGIRMAEGPIENYTSLASKVYIRPAFQEIAKDYLEPLRRCEIDTLVLGCTHFPLLKALIGGVVGHDVTLISSAKEAARDVSEILDRHHQRAQAGRLATYEFYTTGNDIEEFQSFGSRAFCKPIERVTHLDLPA
- a CDS encoding aminoacyl-tRNA deacylase, which translates into the protein MSKEKEHKTNAVREMEAARADFTVRYFECPEALSGMEVAATLGQDPDCVFKTLVTQAKSGQHYVFMVPVACELDLKKAAQAAGEKAITMIKSRELLPLTGYIHGGCSPVGMKKLFPTFIDETAELYDRIMFSGGRIGCQIETPLPELQRVVPVKCADITVV
- a CDS encoding L,D-transpeptidase family protein → MKNENEASHGRHVAAENIPPIFPDGKSGFVPQQPRAQRGAGAAQYSHLGASGVSMPPVGNGRPKKKVGRVLGITFGVVIALLAIAYCGVALFFGCHFMPNSVIGNLDTSLMSSAEAKSALTSKVKDYELSIKGDGFSLTVSAKDAGIAFDADEVVEDALSQTNEWLWPVELTRAHDATASMVSSYNDAGLEQVVTQAVDAFNATAKQPVDAAVSFDAKLGKFAVSKESVGTAIDSAKVIAAADAALVDLTPKVTLTNSDLLQPTVLSSDPRLQQAADKANTMIGADITLTMAKSVAAEVNATLISQWIVLDENLDATLDRDAMTSWIDELGNQCDTVGSTRTYTRVDGKVCTVSGGTYGWEIDHDGLMDLVTDGVDNGLVETVEVPYVRSCEVYNGVGGRDWGNRYIDVDLTEQHAYMYDDSGKVVWESGVVTGIPDEKKSTPEGVYVINLKKTDETLHTLQDDGVTYKDTVVKYWMPFVGNTVGLHDAWWQPDSAFEDPEAYANGYGSHGCVNLPSDKAAELYDLVQLADVVVVHR